A stretch of DNA from Armatimonadota bacterium:
CAAAATGTTTGCCGCTGCGCAGCGAACACGGTATGAGCGATGGGAGAGAAAAGCAATAATACGTGGTAAATATTGCTTCTCGCCCAGCTGGTACAGCGCATAGGTTACATTCAGTAGAACGAAAGCATGATTTTCGTAGCACAGCACCTCCTCAAGAATGCGCTTGATATTCAAGGTACGATACTGCGCCATTCCGATGTCACCGATAGCCGACGCCGCCCATCCTCGAACCAACCACGAGGTATCCGCTAGCGCCGCAAGCAAGAAGGGTAGGGAGGAAGGATTACCTGCGTATCCAATTTGCTCCGCAGCTGTGCAGCGTACAAGGTCGCTTGGGTCAAATAGCAGCACATGATGCAGAGCGCGTAGCACGCTTGGGCGAGGATACTGTCCGAGAGCCTCCACAGCGTCACAGCGGTCAACAGCATCTTCGGAAGCCAGCTGCTTTAGCAGGCTGCTTACTATACTACGCCAATGAGACATTGCGCCTTCCCTCCTCCCACGTGACTTAAGCCACCCAATGAGGCGGAGATGCACCACTGCTCGAACGGTAATCCCTCACCTCCTCCTTCCAAAAGCGGGTAGACGGCAGGATGATTTCGGAACGCTTCTGCTTATTGCGCTCCTTGCGTGCCTTTTCCTCCCGTCTGTACCGTGCTCGCTCATCAGAGGGCAACGACTTATCCCGTGCTCTCTCGCGAATGATCTCGTCAGGTAAATCTTGCAAACCTGTATCGCGGATTCGCTCCTTTCCCTTTTTACCGCTGGCTTCAATGATAATGATACCTATCACTATACCTACAGCAATAATGTCCCCTATAGGCAATGGTCCGTCGGCAATTGCTATACCTCCGGCTGCGCCAAGAGCAATCTCTGCAGGAGAAAAGCCACTCGGGTCCACCGCGTTGACCGGGTCATCTTCGCAATACAGATACAGGTGCTCAGAAAGCCAGGAGTCATCTGGTTCATCCTCGCTATGTCCTCCACCCAACTGCGTAAGTCCTACAAATCATCAGTTTGTCAGCGTGTCTTTACCTCACTCTATGTATGGCAGATGTCTGCGTAAAAACTTGCGTAGTTCTTCTTTTCGGGCATATTCCACATTCATCAAGTCCATGAGCCGCCATATCTTTTGTGCCTCTGCCTCCCACCGCAGCCGGGCGAGGGCAACACAAAGAAAATGCAGATATGGCAAAAACCATTCCAGACCAGCTGCCTCCCAGTGGCGAGCAAAGTGTTGACGCAAAGTCACTCGACCAAAACCGAAAGTCGCTGCGAGTAGCATATGAGTAATAAACGTTTCATTATACCTGCGCGCAGTCAGTAGCGATCGCCAAACGATACCAATTGGTGGATACCGAGCCTCCGTGAGATGTTGTGCCCACTGTGTAAGTAACCATAGCAGGTCAGGTCTATAGCCTCGCGGTGAAGCAGGCAAGAGGGCGCCGTTGAACCAATTAGCGACAGCAGCAATATTCGGGGTAAGACGCTGAGCGGACGGATCGTTGGCTACTTCGGCAAACATTCCTAACCCAAACATGTACCATATCGTTAACCGCGCTGCCGTTTCAGGGAAACTGCTCTGAGACTGGAGTTCTGTCCACCACAAACGCAGTCCGTTGCGGGCATCATCCACTCTTCCTTTTTGCCAAAGCCACAAGTAGAATGACAAATCTTCACAGAGATGTCGTCCTTGCTCTGTCTCGAATAGTAGATAGTGCCTAATTGTCGGATGCTGCTTGGCATCGGAAGGGATTTCCGCAACGATGTACTTGAAACGATGATACGACTGCCGCCATTCGACAAAGGATGCGCGAGACAGTAACCGCTCCAAACTGATACGAAGTGCGTGTTCCCAGACATCTATATCCTCCCTATACAAACGAATGCCTCTCCACAAAAGGGATTGTGCTTCGTCATACTCTCCATGAAAAGCCAGGGTTTGAGCAATGAGCAGGAGAGTCTTTTTGTCCTGTATACACAGGTCTGATAACTGACGTGATAGCGAAACCACTGCATGTGCTGGAACAACAGGCAAGACACGACTTATCTCTTGACAGGCTATCTCGACCGGCAATAGTCGGGATAGCCTTGCGAACTGGTGAGTCCAACGAAACAACGTATCCCGCTGGCGGCGCTCTCTTTGCACCACATAAGAGAGAACGCTACCTCGTAGGAACCAACGCATCACTGTGTAGTACAAGTGCTGCCGCACGGATGCGCCTCAAAAACGGGAATAACAACTTCTATGAAGTTGTGGAATATCTCCGACAGCTTTCCCAGAATGTAGATGATCCATTCCTTAGGACCTTTGGGATCAGGAGACCTATCCGGCGGGATAGGTGGTACGGATGGTTGTCGCGTCTCGTACCGCCATGTTTTCTTTTCTTCCTCGTGTTCCCTCATCCGCTCTTTCCACCATTCCTCTGCCTGGCTTGCGAGCCAGATTACGGCTATCGTCGCGCCTACCGCTATGATGCCAGCCGTAACTACTTGCCCTACCCCGGGCACGAGGACCAAGGCTCCAACTGCGGCCGCGGCTCGCCCACTCGGGTCCACCGCGTTGACCGGGTCATCCTCACAATACAGGTACCGGTTCAACGACAGCGGGTGGTAGATATCCCCCAGCCACTTGTCCGCGCTCGTCCACCGACCGACAGCAGGATCATACCACCTCGCCCCGATATACAGCAAGCCCGCATCGCCGTCATCACGGTAGCCCTATGTCCCAGCGAAGCGGTAGAGGGGTGGCGCTGTTGCCCCACTGAGCCACCGGGGTGCCAAACGCCTCGGTTGTCAACGTGCCGGTCACCGCTTGATTGCCGTCCAACATCGCGCGAGTCGTGCCCAAGCCGTCCGCTAGGTACTGTACTCCGCGTTGATGCGCACGTAGTCGTAACTGAAGTCACAGGTCCATACAGTGGCGTGTTCTGTGCCCTCCTGCAGGTCAATGGCGATGGTCACCGTATCCGCTTTCAACCGTTCATGCAGGTCGTGCGCGTCGAAGGCAGTCGGCTTGCCGTCGGCGTACACCAGCGTTCCCTGCAGGGCGATTTGCGCCCTGTCGGGGTCAAAGTCCACCCCGCTGCGCCCCATCGCCGCCAGAATGCGCCCCCAGTTGGGGTCGTTGCCGAAGAGGGCGGTCTTCACCAGCGGCGACTCCGCCACCGTCTTCGCCATCCGGCGCGCCTGCGTGAAGGTAGGTGCACCGCGCACCTCAATCTCCACCAGCTTGGTAGCCCCCTCGCCGTCCCACGCGATGCGCTGAGCCAGGCGAATGCACAGTTGCTCTAAAGCCAGCTGGAAATCGTCCAGATAGCGATGCACATCCACGCCCGACTGCCCGTTTGCCAGAATCACCACCATGTCGTTGGTGCTGGTATCGGAATCGATGGTCAGGCAGTGGAAAGAGCGCTCCACAGCGTCCTTCAGTACCTGCTGCAGGGCGGGTGCGGGAATCTGCGCATCAGTGGTGAGGAAACAGAGCATGGTCGCCATATTAGGTGCGATCATGCCCGCGCCCTTCGCGATACCGCCGATTCGCACTTCGCCCTCGGGGAACCTCAGGCAAACGGCTTCCTCCTTGGGCACCGTATCGGTGGTCATGATGGCTTCGGCGGCAGCCTCTCCGCCCTCTGGGGAGAGTGCCAGCATCGCCTGCTCGATGCCCGCCTCTATCTTCTCCAGTGGCAGCCGATGCCCGATGATGCCCGTGCTGGCGGTCACCACCTGCGCGGGAGGGCATTCCAGCAGCTGCGCCACTTTCTGCGCCATGCGCACATTGTCTAGGAAGCCCTCTTCGCCGGTAGCGGCGTTGGCGTTGCCACTGTTGGCGACGATGGCGCGGGCAACACCTGCTTCCACCACATGGCGCGAGTAGCGCACACAGGGCGCGGCGGCGCGGTTGGTCGTGAACATGCCGGCGACGGTCGCCGGTGTATCCGAAACGATGAGCGCGAGGTCCTTACCGCTGGACTTGACGCCACAACGCACTCCCGCCGCCCGAAAGCCACGCGGCGCGGTCACGGAACCAGTTATCCACTCTACAGGATATGCCATTACCTTAAAAGATACTCGCCCCGGACTTCTGCCAGTCCGTCAGGAAACGCTGGATGCCGATGTCCGTCAGCGGGTGTTGATAGAGCTGCTCCAGTACCTTGAACGGTACGGTGCAGGCGTGTGCCCCCGCCCGTAAAGCCTCCACCACATGCATCGGGTGACGCACGCTGGCAACCAGCACCTGGCTCTGAAAGCCGTATTCCTTGATCATATTCACCGTGTCGCGCACGGCGTTCATGCCTTCCCCGCTGATGTCGTCTACGCGCCCGACAAAATTGCTGATGTAATACGCTCCTGCCTTTGCCGCCAAAAACGCTTGTGAGAGGCTAAACACCAGCGTGACGTTACAGCGAATACCCTCTCGCGAGAGTGCCCTCACTGCCTTCATGCCCTCTTTGGTCATCGGGATTTTGACCACGATATTGGGATGCCAGCTGGCGACCTCACGCGCCTCGCGGATCATCCCCTCCGCATCGAGGCTAACAACCTCCGCGCTGATGTCGCCCGGGTTGACGATCTCGCAGATTTCGCGCACGATGTCCTTGAACGGGCGTCCCTCCTTTGCCACCAGCGAGGGGTTGGTGGTCACGCCCTCAATCGCTCCCCAGCTCCAGGCGGTCTTAATCTCCTCGATGTTGGCGGTATCCAGAAAGAGTTTCATGACCTCCTCCTCTTGCCTTTGGTTATCGCTGTCGGTTGTATTATAGCGCACGACTACCTGAGGATGGATTTAGACACCTTTTCATCGCATGAAGCTGTCATAGCGACGCCACAACAGCGTCCGTGTGCCATGTGCCACTCCCCCTATACCAGATCATCCAGCAACACGCCTTCTGAACCGATAACGCGAGCAAAGCGAAGGTCGTTGGTCAGCAGCAAATCCGCCCCCCTGCGTGCGCATAGTTGCCCAGTGGATAGCGTCAGGAGTGCGTAAGGACAGATGTTTCGCCCGCAGCGAGGCTGCCTCAATCAACACCTCCAGGCTAATCGGCACCAAAACAAGGTCGGAAGCCATCAGTGCCTGACGATATTCTATGAGTGCATGATTGCTACCACGCATCGGCATAATCAGGCACTCTAGAACGCTGATGTGGCTGGTGATAAGCTGAATTCGGCTGTTTTGCGCTTGCTGTAGTAAAGGTTCCAACGCAGGACGATACCGGTAATGACTCTCCACGACATAGACCGGAACGTTGGCGTCGAGGTATATGGTTGTGCCTTCGGCAACGTTTAATCCCGCCACGCATCGCGCTCCTGCTGTAATAAGCGGTCGTATTCATCCCAGCTGGCAACTGCAAGGGGCGTTTCGCGAGGCGGCTGGCTGGTGAGGATTCTATGCAGCGTTGTATGCGGAGACCTATCTGTCTTGAAGAATACAACAACCTCCACCGGAGCACCCTCGGGCAGTTCCGGGGTCACAATCTCGATGCGATGTCCGGCGAGAACCTGTGTTCGAATCCTTAGAGCACTTTCCATGTCCCTTCACCTGATGCCATTATACCCTATCCCTTGCCTCTTTGCCAGCGGTCGTAGAACACCGCCACTATCACCATCGCGCCGATCAGCACCTGCTGCCACTCCACCTCCACGTTCAGCAGGTTACAGCCGTTGCGGATAATCGCCATGAGGAACGCGCCCAGCAATGTGCCCATGATGCTACCCTGTCCGCCCATCAGGCTGGTGCCACCAATGACCGCCGCGGCGATGGCATCCAGTTCCCAGCCCTTGCCTGCAGTCGGCTGTGCTACCGTTGCCCGACTGGCTTGAACAACACCTGCCAGCCCCGCACACAACCCACACAGCACAAAATAGGTACTCTGGTAGCGCACCAGCGACACTCCTGACAGGCGCGCTGCCTCTGCGTTGCCACCGATGGCATAGCAGTAGCGTCCCAGTCGGGTGAAACTCAACAGCAGGTGAAACCCCACCGCCACTACCAGCAGCACCCACAACGACCATTCTTTACCCAGTCGCTCGAAGCCCGGCGCAATGCCCGTCAGCGACACGCCCCCACTAACCAACAGCGCAGCACCGCTCGCCATGCCCAGCATCCCCAGTGTGACCACAAAGGAAGGCATCCGCAAGCGCGTGGTCACCAGTCCGTTGAACAGTCCGCACAGCGCACCTGTGGCCAGCCCAACCAGCACACCTGCCCACGCGGGCGCACCCATATCCCTCATGGCGTACACCGCCGTGACCCCACTGAGAGCCAACACCGCGCCGACCGACAGGTCAATCCCGCCGGAGATAATCACCGCCGTCTCGCCAATCGCCAGTATCGCCACCGCAACGGTCTGTATCGCCACCGTGCGCAGGTTACCCCAGGTGAGGAAGGCTGGTGTCTGCGTGCTCAGAAAAAATCCCAGAAGCACCAGAAACGACAACGGAGCCAATACCTGGCGGTAGGAGCCAGCAGTTTTGTGCCACAGGAGAGGGAAGAGGGTTTTCATGTCAGTCCAGATAGTATCTGACGTTCGTAATCACCACGTCGCGCACGTTGCCCAGCGCGAGCTTGATGAGAAACGCGGAGTTGTTATGCAGAGCGCGCTCCCACCACTTCGTGACCACAAACTCCGGCAGCACCACCGTAATCAGATGGCGTGGGTGGTCCTGTCTCACCTGCCTCACGTACTCCACCAGCGGACCAATTAACGAACGATAGGGCGACTCGATAATGACCAGCGGCATATCTCCACCCCATTGTTCCCAACGCTCTTTCAAACGTTGGGTGTCCATCGGGTTAATCTCGATATGCACTGCCCGGTAGTCCTTCGAGATTTCACGGGCGTACTCCAGCGCAGGGATCACCCCCCGATGTACGTCCGGCACCAGCACCAGCACCGTGTGTGGCGGCAGCGGCTGCGGTTCGTAGTCCTTAAGCGTCAGGCGAGCACGCACCTTCTGGTAGTGCCGGTTCACCTGCGTAAATATCCACATCAGTATCGGGATGACCACCAGCACAACCCACGCCCCCTGCGGTCCCTTCTCCACAATGATGACCAGCAACACGATGCCGGTTGCTACCGCACCGATGCCGTTCACCATCACCTTCCACTGCCAGCCTTTGCCCTTCTGTTGGAGCCAGTGCCTGACCATACCCGCCTGCGAGAGGGTAAACGCTGTAAACACGCCCACGGCATACAACGGGATCAGGCGGTCTACGTTTCCACCAAAAGCTACCACCAGAACGGAGACGAACACCGCCAGCAGGATGATACCGTTCGAGAACACCAGGCGGTCACCCAGGTTCGCCAGCTGACGGGGCATATAGCCGTGTCGCGCGAGGATAGAGCTCAGACGGGGAAAATCGGCGTAGGCGGTGTTTGCCGCAAGCACCAGGATGATAGCGGTCGCAAATAGGATGACGCCACGCAGCAGGGGTTCATCATGAAAAACCACTCGTGCTACCATCGAGACGACCGACTCTGCGGACACATCGCCCTCGCCTCTTCCATAGTAAACAATATGGTACTGTTGCGCAATGTACGAAATGCCCAAGAAGATGGCACTCAAGATGGCACCCATAGCGACCAGCGTCTGTGCGGCGTTTTTGCTCTCGGGAGGGCGGAACGCCTGCACACCGTCCGCTACTGCCTCGATACCGGTCATCGCCGCACAACCGGAGGCGAACGCTCGCAGAATCAGCCCCAGCGAGACGGCATGTGCAACCTGCTGAGCCGTTTGCTGAGCCGGCGGCTGATAGGGGCGAGGATGATAGCCAAACAGCGGACCCAACACCCCAGCCGCTACCATTCCCAGCATGGTGACCACGAAGAAGTACGTAGGGATGGCGAACAACGCGCCGCTCTCTTTCGCCCCCCGCAGATTCGCCAGAGTCAGAAACCATATCGCTGCCACCGCCAGTTGCATCTGATAGGGCGCGAGGTTCGTGAAGAAGGAGGTGATTTGCTGTACGCCAGCCGTAATACTCACCGCCACCGTCAGCACGTAGTCCGTGAGAATAGCGGCAGCTGCCAGCAGTCCCCAGTTGACACCTAGATTCTCGCGCGAAACGATGTACGTACCGCCACCCTGTGGATAGGCATGTACCGTCTGCGTGTAGGAAATCACCACAATCCACAACAGCACCACGATGGCAAGAGAGATGGGCACCGTCAAATGCAGAACATGCGGACCCGCGATGAGCAGGTTGAGCAATATCGCCTGCGTGGCGTATGCCGTAGAGGACAGAGCATCCGACGCGAAAATCGGCAGTGCCAGTGTCTTGGGTAACCGCTGATGGGCTAATTGTTCGGTAGATAAAGGCGACCCAAAAATCAGCCGCCTCACCAGTGACCAACCCAGGCGAACCTGTGAACTCTTTCCCATGGTGCCCTCAACCGTCCCGTTTCCCTAAGCCATTTCACAACTCCAGCGGGATAATCCTGCTTGCAGGGTTAGCGACCATTCGCTTCGCGCATCATCTGCACCACCTGAGGTGTGCGCTCGGGATTCACATCATACGGATCGCCGGGGCTCATCCAGTTCCATATCAGAGTAAGCGGAATGTCCAGCTTCTTCGCCTGCTCTAACACCTTTTGCAGGAAGGGCGCACCCGGACGCTGGGCATAGTCGTCCCCTGTCTCGCCGATGTACAGCGGCTTGCCGATGCGCGCAGCAGCGCGCTTGAATACAGCAAGCACCTGTGCCGAGTCTTCATCCTTGTTGCCGAAGCGCAGATTATCATGCTGGCGATAAAAATGGATGCTGATCAGGTCTATCGGGTCGGGATGGGTGTCGCGCAAATAGATCTCCATCTCCTGCTCGCTGTCCTCTGTCCAGTCGCCCTTGCCCATCGCTCGTCTGAGATGCTGTGCCGCTGGACGTGGCGCAGAAAACCCCGATCCGATGAGGTGGTTGGGGTCTACCTGCTTGAGGAACGCTGCCCACTCTTTCAGGAAGGGTATCATCTGTTCGGTGGTAAAGTTGTCGCGGCGCAGACGCATAAACGCCGTGCCCTCGTGCACCGGGTTCAGATCGCTCCTGCCGTAGGGAGATAGGAACTCCAGGTCTGCACCCAGGTTCATCTCGTTGGTCAGCTCCCAGAAGAGCACCGTCGGTTCGTTTTTGTAGCGTGAGACCAGCTGGTAGGTATACAGCCACAGGTATTGACGTGAGCGCGAGTCGGGGTTTGTCAGCATGTCCTGCACGCACTCGTTTGCCATGTCGGGGAAAAGATAGAGGTTCCAGTTGATGACGGGTATCAGGCGCACGCCATGCTTTTTTGCGGTTTGAACCAGTTCATCGAATGCGCCCCAGTATACCCTTTCGTTTGCCCAGTTACGCATGTGCGAGGGATAGAAGCCCACTCCCGCGAAGCGGATGACGGTGAAGCCCTGTTTGGACGCCTCCTCGATGGCTCTCACCGCCTGTTGTTTTGCCTCCCCACCCTCAAGAAAGCGCAGGAAGAGGTCAAACTTGTTGACCGACACGAGGCGCAAAGGGGCGCCGTTGAGAACAAGCTGGGTGCCCCTTCGCTGCAGGAAGGCGGTTTGCCCATCTCGCGACATTGCGGCTGCACCCACAAGCAACAACAGCAAGATGTTCAATACGATGATAGCACGCATCTGACACCGCTATTCAGAAGAAGTGTATGGTGCACTTTGGTGAGAGGTACCCTTATCGACACTCCGAACTGTACACTCTGCGGTTCGTTTCACACCGGACTACACATTCTGAACGCCGGACAGGGCACGGAAGGTTTCACCGTATGCAGACGCAGTATCTCCGCGTCCACGCGCAACATCTTGGCGGTGTCATAAATTGTTTGTGCCGTGATGCCACCCAGCGTCGGCGGGTCGATACCCAGTCGCGCGTTCAGCACCAGCATCGCCTGGCGCGCATCGCCCAGCTCTTCGCCCCCGAACACCGGTTCGGTATCGCTGCTGAGCAGGTTTGCGCCCATAGCACGCCCCTGGCAGTGGAGCGCGAGTTTGATGTGCAGCACCTCACTACCACGTGCCAGTGCGGCGTCGCGTAATCGCCGCAGAAGCATTTCCGCAAACTCTCGTGCGCTGAAGAGCGGTTCTCCCACCAGTTGCACCGAGGCGTTCAGCCAGCCCAGTTTCGCACCACCAATCTCGTATGCGCTGTAATCCGCTTTTTCCAACACACGCGAACCGACAGGCGCGTCCTGCATCACCATGTTCATCCATTCATCCACGCCGTCGCCACGCTTCGCGGAAATGGTGAGAACAGCCTTATTCGGATGATGTTGACGCAGGGCGTTGACCAGCCGTTGTGCCTCTTCGGACGAGAGCTTGTCCACCTTGTTCAACACCAGAATATCCGCCTCTTCCAGCTGGCGATGGAAGATGGGAGCAAAGCTTCGGGCGAACTCGCCGGGATTTTCCTCTAGCAGCATCTCATACAACCGCATCGGGTCTATCAGCACCGAGAAGGGAGAGAAGCGGAAGACGCCACCGTAAAACTGCTTCAGGGGGTTAATCACCGTCGCCACGGTATCGGCGCAGCTGGCAACGGGTTCGGCGATGAGCACGTCCGGTTCCTGCATCAACACGCGCTCGGTAGCATCCAGCAGGTCGTTAAACTCGCAGCCAAAACAGCCGCCGGATACCTCCGCGACCGGCATCCCGAACTGTCGCACCAGCGCGGCGTCCACCATTTCCTCAGCGTGGTCGTTGGTTACCAGCCCGACGTTCAAACCATCTTGCAGTAGTCGGCGTGCCAGCGCACCCATCGCGGTGGTTTTGCCTGCGCCCAGAAAGCCCCCAACGAAAATCAGCCGCACCGGCTTGGCAGTAGCCAGCGGCTTGGGCGGGTATATTTGCTCCGACATGTTGATAACCCCCTTCCATCAGTATTTTATCCTTCGCCTTGAGGAATGAGTACTCCTGCTTCAACAGGGAAAGAATGTGGTACCATCCATGCTTATCCGTGTCCTTCGGAAAACAGCACACAGATTGACACGGATACAACGGATTTGGTGAATATCTCATATGGTTAGAGGTTATACGCAGTTGGGTGCGTTCACACCGTGCCGGTTTGCTTCTTTGACAAGATGGGCAAGGTTGTGGCAATATGCTACTTGCAAAGGGGTGTTTACGCCCGCTGAGTAACTCCCAAAAGGACAGCGGCAGTCCTTGCTCAGGGGAAGATAAGGATGGGACAAATTACCATACGTCACCTGGATGAAGCAACCCTTCAGGAGCTGCGTCGCATCGCCTGGTCACGAGGGCACTCTCTGGAAGAGGAAGCGGAGGAGATGTTGAAATGGGCAGTGCGGGAAATGGTAAGGACGGAGCGACAACATCTTTTGCAGGAGATTGGCTCCTTCCACGCCAATCCAGGGGACACTACCTTCAGCTCCTCTGCGGACCTCATTCGTGAAGACAGGGATAGCCGATGATGCAGCGTGTTGTTGTAGACGCCAGCGTTGCTACACAGTGGCTCCTTCCTGAGGAGACAACACCCGCTGCGCTGTAAATACTGAGTGGTGTAGCTCTGTTGCTGGCGCCCACCCTCATTTACGCCGAGGTGGCGAACGTTCTTTGGAAACGTGTGCAACGGCAAGAGATAAGCTTAGCTGCTGGAGAGCATGCCTTGAATCTGCTCAAAGAGTTACCTCTGCAGACGTTCTCGCCCGTTCATCTTCTCCCCACAGCGTGGGGTTTTGGCTACTGAACACGGTATCACGATATATGATGCTCTATATGTTGCCCTATCACAGGAACAAGACGCTCCGCTTATTACCGCAGACCGTCGCCTGCATACGGTCTTTGCACAGCATGAACCACCCCCTCAGGTCATCTGGATTGAGCATTTCCCGATGTTGACGCGGTGAAGCAAGCGAACGGTGCTTTATCCTGACTATCCACCCAGCTGGCTCATCCCTCTGCCTACCGGTACTATTCCCTCCGCCAGGTAATGGCGCTCTGGCTTGTGGGCAACGGTATGCAAGAATAGACGGCGTATCTCCTCCTCTCCCTTGCCCTGGCGCAGGGGGGTGCGCAGGTCTACCTCTCCGTCCGCCATTAAGCAGGGACGCAGGAAACCATCCGCGGTCAAGCGCAGGCGGTTGCAGCTCGCGCAGAAGTCATGGGTGACCTGGCTGATAAATCCCACCGTACCCCGTGCTCCCGGTAGACGAAAGGTGCGAGCAGGACCGTTTGTGACTATCTCTGCAGGTTCCAGAGGAGATACCTCCTGTTCGATGCGCTGCCGCATCTCATCTACCGGTACAAACAACCGGCGCATCTCTGCTGCACTCAACATGCTGTGTGAAGCGTGCCGCGGCTGAATAAACTGGAAAGTGGCTTCGTCGGCGTGCGCGAAAATACGGCTTCGGAAGCGCTGTTGCAAAAACTCACCGCTATCCGAACCATCGTTCCAATTGATGGGCATCAGCTCGATAAAACGTACGTGGTAGGGTTGATGCAACGTAAGGCGAGCGAAATCGGCAACCTCGTCGTCATTAAAGCCGCGCATCACCACCATGTTCAGCTTGATGGGCGACAAGCCGACCTGCTGTGCCGCTTCGATACCCTCCAGCACCTGCTGCAGAGAGCCACGCCGCGCAATATGTGCAAATCTCTCGGGATGAAGAGTGTCCAGGCTGATATTGATGCGTGAAAGGCCCGCCTTCTTCAGCTCGTGCGCATAACGCGACAGCAGGAAACCATTGGTGGTCATAGAAACCTCGGCGATGCCCGGCGTTTGAGCAATCATCCGAACTAACTGCACGATGTCCTTGCGCACCAGAGGCTCACCACCAGTTAAACGCACCTTGCGGATACCCAAATCCGCCGCCACCTTCACGATGGTGACGATTTCCTCATAGCGCAGTATCCACTCCTTCGGGGCAACATCTGCTCCCTCTTCGGGCATACAATAGACGCACCGGAAGTTGCATCTATCTGTTACGGAGATGCGCAGGTA
This window harbors:
- the argJ gene encoding arginine biosynthesis bifunctional protein ArgJ, with the protein product MAYPVEWITGSVTAPRGFRAAGVRCGVKSSGKDLALIVSDTPATVAGMFTTNRAAAPCVRYSRHVVEAGVARAIVANSGNANAATGEEGFLDNVRMAQKVAQLLECPPAQVVTASTGIIGHRLPLEKIEAGIEQAMLALSPEGGEAAAEAIMTTDTVPKEEAVCLRFPEGEVRIGGIAKGAGMIAPNMATMLCFLTTDAQIPAPALQQVLKDAVERSFHCLTIDSDTSTNDMVVILANGQSGVDVHRYLDDFQLALEQLCIRLAQRIAWDGEGATKLVEIEVRGAPTFTQARRMAKTVAESPLVKTALFGNDPNWGRILAAMGRSGVDFDPDRAQIALQGTLVYADGKPTAFDAHDLHERLKADTVTIAIDLQEGTEHATVWTCDFSYDYVRINAEYST
- the tal gene encoding putative transaldolase → MKLFLDTANIEEIKTAWSWGAIEGVTTNPSLVAKEGRPFKDIVREICEIVNPGDISAEVVSLDAEGMIREAREVASWHPNIVVKIPMTKEGMKAVRALSREGIRCNVTLVFSLSQAFLAAKAGAYYISNFVGRVDDISGEGMNAVRDTVNMIKEYGFQSQVLVASVRHPMHVVEALRAGAHACTVPFKVLEQLYQHPLTDIGIQRFLTDWQKSGASIF
- the rbsC gene encoding sugar ABC transporter permease, with product MKTLFPLLWHKTAGSYRQVLAPLSFLVLLGFFLSTQTPAFLTWGNLRTVAIQTVAVAILAIGETAVIISGGIDLSVGAVLALSGVTAVYAMRDMGAPAWAGVLVGLATGALCGLFNGLVTTRLRMPSFVVTLGMLGMASGAALLVSGGVSLTGIAPGFERLGKEWSLWVLLVVAVGFHLLLSFTRLGRYCYAIGGNAEAARLSGVSLVRYQSTYFVLCGLCAGLAGVVQASRATVAQPTAGKGWELDAIAAAVIGGTSLMGGQGSIMGTLLGAFLMAIIRNGCNLLNVEVEWQQVLIGAMVIVAVFYDRWQRGKG
- a CDS encoding amino acid permease, with the translated sequence MGKSSQVRLGWSLVRRLIFGSPLSTEQLAHQRLPKTLALPIFASDALSSTAYATQAILLNLLIAGPHVLHLTVPISLAIVVLLWIVVISYTQTVHAYPQGGGTYIVSRENLGVNWGLLAAAAILTDYVLTVAVSITAGVQQITSFFTNLAPYQMQLAVAAIWFLTLANLRGAKESGALFAIPTYFFVVTMLGMVAAGVLGPLFGYHPRPYQPPAQQTAQQVAHAVSLGLILRAFASGCAAMTGIEAVADGVQAFRPPESKNAAQTLVAMGAILSAIFLGISYIAQQYHIVYYGRGEGDVSAESVVSMVARVVFHDEPLLRGVILFATAIILVLAANTAYADFPRLSSILARHGYMPRQLANLGDRLVFSNGIILLAVFVSVLVVAFGGNVDRLIPLYAVGVFTAFTLSQAGMVRHWLQQKGKGWQWKVMVNGIGAVATGIVLLVIIVEKGPQGAWVVLVVIPILMWIFTQVNRHYQKVRARLTLKDYEPQPLPPHTVLVLVPDVHRGVIPALEYAREISKDYRAVHIEINPMDTQRLKERWEQWGGDMPLVIIESPYRSLIGPLVEYVRQVRQDHPRHLITVVLPEFVVTKWWERALHNNSAFLIKLALGNVRDVVITNVRYYLD
- the moaA gene encoding GTP 3',8-cyclase is translated as MRDSFGRTIDYLRISVTDRCNFRCVYCMPEEGADVAPKEWILRYEEIVTIVKVAADLGIRKVRLTGGEPLVRKDIVQLVRMIAQTPGIAEVSMTTNGFLLSRYAHELKKAGLSRINISLDTLHPERFAHIARRGSLQQVLEGIEAAQQVGLSPIKLNMVVMRGFNDDEVADFARLTLHQPYHVRFIELMPINWNDGSDSGEFLQQRFRSRIFAHADEATFQFIQPRHASHSMLSAAEMRRLFVPVDEMRQRIEQEVSPLEPAEIVTNGPARTFRLPGARGTVGFISQVTHDFCASCNRLRLTADGFLRPCLMADGEVDLRTPLRQGKGEEEIRRLFLHTVAHKPERHYLAEGIVPVGRGMSQLGG